One window of the Pieris brassicae chromosome 4, ilPieBrab1.1, whole genome shotgun sequence genome contains the following:
- the LOC123708323 gene encoding ichor gives MKCTGVAGGGPPSSELLLGACWFDPKHEASSPPCHELLDSLLAPPPLAELKPLPPFTGYTGHLSINGISGHHFHAIAQRLPEENNNYPTQSGYGDNEVVSSSTCATDSEPPDLEDVKPFPLDVSDTKPFAESSGPGAPDSCAQSCSPPAKLFDDAPKQEMYDLSSIEDIAAIIGSAIADTTVPSQPEDPERNDSRDSWMDIDMTWITSASSQQGEKMPITQDLSDLGLSISPPPTQTNHQPGLDYPSKNHKYSKTQEFFQNNFGQAGSTLQNLLTQGYMPLLQNRLQNGPPVKQEAPSSTSYGMEVISTSSPPGNAVSTTDGVGGLLNGRYGPHYGLSLKPDGLCSPDRLLGYPHAHTTTITTSSKSKRSRAKAKQGNNGGSLHGSSLAFSSATSAELSGLLGKEKPVHRCGICNRGFLNKSNIKVHLRTHTGEKPFRCDVCAKAFRQKAHLIKHQQIHKRIGRD, from the coding sequence ATGAAGTGCACCGGCGTGGCGGGCGGTGGGCCCCCCTCCAGTGAGCTTTTGCTGGGTGCCTGCTGGTTTGACCCAAAGCACGAGGCCTCTTCTCCCCCTTGCCACGAGCTTCTCGACTCTTTACTCGCTCCTCCACCCCTGGCGGAACTTAAACCACTCCCGCCCTTTACTGGCTACACTGGACACCTCTCTATTAATGGAATTTCCGGTCATCACTTTCATGCTATTGCTCAACGTCTTCCAGAAGAGAACAATAATTACCCTACTCAGAGTGGCTACGGTGATAATGAGGTAGTCTCGTCTTCCACTTGCGCTACTGACTCGGAACCACCCGACCTAGAGGATGTCAAACCGTTTCCCTTAGATGTATCTGATACAAAACCATTTGCAGAATCTTCTGGCCCAGGAGCGCCCGATTCTTGTGCTCAATCTTGCTCGCCGCCAGCAAAACTTTTCGATGATGCTCCTAAACAAGAAATGTATGACCTAAGTTCAATAGAAGATATAGCGGCTATCATAGGATCTGCTATCGCAGACACTACTGTACCTTCCCAGCCAGAGGATCCTGAGAGAAACGATTCGAGAGATAGTTGGATGGACATAGACATGACATGGATAACTAGCGCCAGCAGTCAACAAGGGGAAAAAATGCCAATCACACAAGATCTTTCAGACTTGGGTCTATCTATCTCTCCACCACCCACCCAAACGAATCACCAACCTGGTTTAGATTATCCTAGTAAAAACCATAAGTATTCAAAAACCCAAgagttttttcaaaataattttggaCAAGCTGGGTCAACGCTTCAGAATTTACTAACTCAGGGTTATATGCCGTTGCTACAAAATCGATTACAAAATGGTCCACCAGTCAAGCAAGAAGCACCTAGCTCGACTAGCTATGGAATGGAGGTGATATCAACATCTTCACCTCCTGGTAATGCTGTTTCAACGACAGATGGAGTGGGTGGCCTGTTGAATGGAAGATATGGCCCTCATTACGGACTGAGTTTGAAACCGGATGGTCTTTGCAGCCCTGATAGATTGCTGGGTTATCCTCACGCTCACACCACAACGATAACTACTTCTAGTAAATCAAAACGAAGTCGAGCAAAGGCAAAACAAGGAAACAATGGCGGAAGTTTACATGGAAGTTCTCTGGCATTTTCCTCGGCAACCTCTGCTGAGCTCAGCGGGCTTTTAGGAAAAGAGAAACCAGTGCATAGGTGCGGGATCTGCAATAGAGGGTTcttgaataaatctaatataaaagTGCATCTTCGAACGCATACTGGAGAGAAACCATTCAGATGCGACGTGTGCGCAAAGGCGTTTAGacagaaggctcatctgataaAACACCAGCAAATTCATAAACGGATCGGAAGAGACTGA